The following proteins are co-located in the Siansivirga zeaxanthinifaciens CC-SAMT-1 genome:
- a CDS encoding DUF1800 domain-containing protein, with amino-acid sequence MKINHLQHLYWRAGFGLDVESYKLLKNKSKKEVVDLLFSESSKITPLTIDLSEFEPLMNKGYKGMKDALSKEEFQKFQKQSRKKLVDFNEAWIDRMTTSKAVLNEKMTLFWANIFVCQDNNIWHMQQYNNLLRTHALGHFGNFVKAISKSASMSKYLNNKQNVKEDPNENFARELMELFTLGIGNYSEKDIKEAARAFTGWSYKPNGSFFLRKFKHDHGAKTFLGKTGYFDGDAIIDIILEQKQCAKYICSRIYMHFVNPIINDTQLDEITEVFYKDYNIGNLMKYIFNSDWFYNDAHIGVKIKSPIELLVGIKKVVPVTFINKRQLIYLQKIMGQVLLYPPNVAGWKEDKNWIDSNTLMLRLKLASILLNDAVINVDEKGDYEDEFEAYYKKQINKNRFIKTEKKWEVFQIKFEDYSFEELKRLLINSQIDKDTQAFLAGLVLSDKKDYCIQLMSIPEYQMC; translated from the coding sequence ATGAAAATCAATCATTTACAGCATTTATATTGGCGCGCCGGTTTTGGTTTAGATGTGGAAAGCTATAAACTTTTAAAAAATAAATCTAAAAAAGAAGTTGTTGATTTATTATTTTCAGAATCTTCAAAAATTACCCCATTAACTATTGATCTTTCCGAATTTGAACCTTTAATGAACAAGGGTTACAAAGGAATGAAGGATGCGCTCTCTAAAGAAGAATTTCAAAAATTTCAGAAGCAAAGTAGAAAAAAATTAGTCGATTTTAATGAAGCTTGGATTGATAGAATGACTACATCCAAAGCAGTATTAAATGAAAAAATGACCTTATTTTGGGCCAATATTTTTGTATGTCAGGACAATAATATTTGGCACATGCAACAATACAATAACTTGTTACGAACCCATGCACTGGGGCATTTTGGTAACTTTGTGAAGGCCATTTCCAAATCGGCTTCCATGAGTAAATACTTAAATAATAAGCAAAACGTTAAAGAAGATCCTAACGAAAACTTTGCCAGAGAACTTATGGAATTATTTACTTTGGGCATTGGTAATTATTCAGAAAAAGACATAAAAGAAGCTGCTAGAGCCTTTACAGGATGGTCTTATAAACCTAACGGTTCTTTTTTTCTGCGAAAATTTAAGCACGATCATGGAGCGAAAACCTTTTTAGGAAAAACAGGTTATTTTGATGGTGATGCAATAATAGATATCATTCTAGAGCAAAAGCAGTGTGCTAAATATATTTGCAGCAGAATATATATGCATTTTGTAAATCCAATTATTAACGATACCCAATTAGATGAAATAACCGAGGTTTTTTATAAAGATTATAACATTGGTAATCTTATGAAATACATTTTTAATTCAGATTGGTTTTATAACGATGCACATATAGGAGTAAAAATTAAATCGCCCATAGAATTACTGGTAGGAATTAAAAAAGTAGTGCCTGTTACTTTTATAAATAAGAGGCAACTTATATATCTGCAAAAAATTATGGGGCAGGTGTTATTATACCCTCCAAATGTGGCTGGTTGGAAAGAAGATAAAAATTGGATAGACTCTAACACCTTAATGTTACGATTAAAGCTAGCATCTATTCTTTTAAATGATGCTGTAATAAATGTAGATGAAAAAGGAGACTATGAAGACGAATTTGAAGCCTATTACAAAAAACAAATCAATAAAAATCGATTCATAAAAACAGAGAAAAAATGGGAGGTTTTTCAAATTAAATTTGAAGATTATTCATTTGAAGAATTAAAACGACTGCTTATAAATTCTCAAATAGATAAAGATACTCAGGCATTCTTGGCAGGTTTAGTTTTAAGCGATAAGAAAGATTATTGCATACAACTCATGTCCATTCCAGAATATCAAATGTGCTAA
- a CDS encoding DUF1501 domain-containing protein, with product MKRRDFIQQSVLSSSLFFVPSFVKAFENVTRNSLGYKKLVIIQLAGGNDGLNTIVPYKNDIYYKNRPGIALSKQDIIKASDELGFHTNLAPLKHLFDAGHLSVINNVGYPNPNRSHFRSTDIWQTASDYNQYLNTGWLGRYLDTYEKNSFGGIELDDSLSLVLKGNKINGIATKNPSVLYQNMKTPYFDKILKSQTDAHLSEHNLGYLYKTMIEAKSSANYIYETSRTFKSKLDYPDNPFGSQLKTTAEFINSGLQTKVFYVSMGGFDTHAGQANKQGRLLELYANAIDTFVKDLKQNNTFKDTLILTFSEFGRRVKQNAANGTDHGAANNVFIIGENINKPGFYNNSPNLADLDENGDIKYQIDFRSIYATILDKWLDVNDTKILNKSFTKLDFL from the coding sequence ATGAAAAGACGCGATTTTATTCAACAAAGTGTATTGTCCAGTAGTTTATTTTTTGTGCCAAGTTTTGTAAAAGCATTTGAGAATGTTACAAGAAATAGTCTGGGTTACAAAAAACTTGTAATTATTCAATTAGCTGGTGGTAACGATGGTTTAAACACTATAGTGCCATATAAAAACGATATTTATTATAAAAACAGGCCAGGCATTGCTTTGTCTAAACAAGATATTATAAAAGCATCTGATGAGTTAGGTTTTCATACCAATTTAGCACCTTTAAAACATCTATTTGATGCAGGACATCTTTCTGTAATTAATAATGTAGGATACCCAAACCCCAACCGTTCGCATTTTAGATCTACCGATATCTGGCAAACAGCTAGCGATTATAATCAATATTTAAACACCGGATGGTTAGGTCGATATTTAGATACCTATGAAAAAAATAGTTTTGGAGGTATTGAGTTAGACGATAGTTTATCTCTGGTTTTAAAAGGCAATAAAATAAACGGAATAGCCACCAAAAACCCATCGGTTTTATATCAAAATATGAAAACACCTTATTTTGATAAAATTTTAAAATCGCAAACAGATGCCCATTTAAGTGAGCATAATTTAGGGTATTTGTACAAAACCATGATTGAAGCAAAATCGTCTGCTAATTATATTTACGAAACATCCAGAACCTTTAAAAGTAAATTAGATTATCCAGACAATCCATTTGGAAGTCAGCTTAAAACAACCGCAGAGTTTATAAATTCCGGTTTACAAACCAAAGTTTTTTATGTGTCTATGGGAGGGTTTGATACCCATGCAGGTCAAGCGAATAAACAAGGCCGATTGTTAGAATTATATGCCAATGCTATAGATACTTTTGTTAAAGATTTAAAGCAAAATAATACATTTAAAGACACGCTAATTCTTACCTTTTCTGAATTTGGAAGACGTGTAAAACAAAATGCTGCCAATGGTACCGATCATGGTGCTGCAAATAATGTTTTTATTATTGGTGAAAATATTAATAAACCAGGATTTTATAATAATTCACCAAACTTGGCAGATTTAGATGAAAATGGCGACATTAAATATCAAATAGATTTTAGGTCTATCTATGCAACCATATTAGATAAGTGGTTAGACGTTAATGATACTAAAATTTTAAATAAATCTTTTACAAAGTTAGATTTTCTATAA